DNA sequence from the Oceanispirochaeta sp. M1 genome:
CTGGGTATTGCAGTAGGTGTTGCCTCGCAGAAAAGTTTGGGGAATATAATCAGTGGAATCTTTCTGGTAACAGAAAAAAGCTTTGAAATTGGAGATGTTGTTAAGGTAGGAGATAAAGTCGGAGTAGTATATTCCATCGATCTGTTATCAATAATGCTGAAAACATTTGATAACCTGCTCATCCGTATACCTAATGAAACACTTATCTCAACAGATATAACGAACATTACCAGATTTCCTATTAGAAGACTGGATATTCAAATCCTTGTAGCCTATAAGGAAAATCTTCAGCATGTAATAGAGACCTTGAAAGCAATTGCTACTGAAAATACATTGTGTCTTGATGAACCTGAACCTTTTCTGATGATAAAAGAATTTGCAGACTCCGGTATCCAGATACACTTTGGTATATGGTTTGAAAAAAGTCGTTATGTTGACACTAAAAATACGATGATGATGGATATTCATAATCGTTTCAAAGAAGAGAGAATTGAGATTCCCTACACTCATATTACAATTGTGAATCCTCTTTAATTTTTTTTATTTCTTCAACAATATCTATATACACATCATCCTCAAATCACTATATTTTCCTCACTTTTATATTTGAGGTGAAGTATGTTAGACACGATCCGGATTGCAGGTATGATTCTGCTGCTAAGAATTGGTCAGGATACTCTGTTTCTGGCAAAAATAGATGCATTCAGCCGGGGAAATAAATACTATTCCCTTTCAATAAACTTTTTTGAAGCCATGTATGGAATAACTGTAATCAAGATAATCCTCAATTTAATGCAGACCAATCCCATGTATGTTGTAATCTATGGTTCAGGCTCAATTCTCGGCGGTTTATTAAGTAGTGCCATAAAAAAGAAGCTGGATAAAAAACTTATTGGTCAGCGTCAATATTATGCCAGAATATCACTTGAAAACGATATTGATAGAAGCGAACTAATCAGAACCCTCTCAAATCACAATTACGACTTCACCATGTCTACCAGAGAATATATAAATGGGAAGACAAAACTAATTATTGAAGGCTCCATTGAAGACAGATCTAGAATGGTGGAGCTGAAAGAGATACTTCGGGGACGCCCGGGTAAACATGTAACTTTTCTTCGTGCTGATGAAATTTACTTATTAGAATAATCTATAATAAAAGAGAAATCATATTAATAGAAAAGTTGGGGATTACTCACTTGAAGAAAGATTTTTCAGACCTTACTGCAATTGGTTGGAGAGAATGGGTATCCTTCCCTGATTGGAAGATTGATTATATTAAAGTCAAAGTTGATACAGGTGCCAGAACATCTTCCTTACATGTAGGTGAATTGGAATATTTTGAGCAGAATACAGAGCAATGGGTCAGTTTCTATGTGTATCCCTGGCAGGAATCTTCTATGGATAAGGTGAGAATTTCTGCCCCGGTGACTTCTTTCAAATATGTTAAGAGTTCTTCAGGATGTCAGGAACGAAGACCTGTCATTCTGGCAACTCTGGAACTTGCCGGACAAAAAGTAAAAACAGAAATGACCCTTAGCAACAGATCTACGATGGGTTTTCGGATGCTTTTGGGGAGAATTTCTATGAGAAAAAACTTTTTTGTAATACCGGGAAAATCCTACTTGGGTGGAAAGCCAAGCTTAGAGATAAGAAAAAAAAACAGGGGTAAGATCTAATCATGCCCGATAGAGTAAAAAACTCCAGCTTTGAAATTGCTGATATGCTTGTAAAACCCGGCACAAAAGCAACAGGAGAATTACCTCTTGTAAAGTTAGTGACAGGTAATCAAATATCCATTCCTCTCTATATATTCAACGGATATGAACCGGGACCTGTGATATGGATAAGTGCAGCAATACATGGAGATGAAGTAGCCGGAGTGGAAATCATCAGGCAGGTAATCGAAAAGATAAATCCAAAGAAGCTGAGGGGTACACTGATTACAGTTCCCATAGTTAATGTGCATGGATTTTTAAATAGAGAACGATATCTCCCTGACAGGAGAGATCTAAACCGATCCTTCCCCGGTTCAGCCAAAGGCTCTCTTGCCGCAGGAATTGCGCACCTCTTTATGTCTGAGATTGTCAGCAGATGTGATATGGGTATAGACCTTCATACAGGCTCAAATAATAGAGCAAATTACCCTCAAATTCGATCAGATCTTGATAATCCTGAGTCAAAAAGGTTATGTGAGGTATTCGGTGCCCCTATTATGCTCCATTCAAAAATCCGGGATGGTTCTCTAAGAGGGGCTGCCAGTGAGAGAGGTAAAAAAGTTCTTCTTTATGAGGGAGGAGAAGCCAATCGCTTTGACTATGAAGCCATAAGATATGCCGTAAATGGCATTATGAGAATACTTGCAGATCAAGGAATGACTGATACTTTTACTGAACCTAATGAGATGCAGTCACTGGAAAGCAGAAACAGTTCCTGGCTGAGAGCAAAGAAAAGTGGAATAGCAATAATGGGCAGTGAGCTGGGAGAGTTTATCAATAAAGGGCAGACCATGGGCCTCATTCACAACTCTCTTGGAAAACAGCTGGGACGTATTATAGCCCATAGCAGTGGTTTGATAATTGGACGAAGCATGCAGCCCCTGGTAAATCAGGGAGATGCTTTATACCATATAGCGGAGGTTAATGGCGAATGAAACTGGCAATATTATCAAGGGCACCAAGATCCTATAGCACACAAAGATTAAAAATGGCAGCACTGGAGCGAGGGCACCAATGTAAAGTACTGAATACATTGAGATTCGCCATTGATTTGTCAGGAAATTCACCTGATTTACAGTTTCAAGGAAAACAACTTTCCGATTATGATGCCATTTTGCCAAGAATTGGAGCTTCCATAACCTATTTCGGGACTGCTGTTGTCAGGCAATTTGAACAGATGGATGTCTACACACCTAATACCTCTAACGGAATATCCAACTCCAGAGATAAACTTCGGGCGACTCAAATACTTTCCCGTCATGATATAGGAATTCCTGCGACGACTTTTGTCCGAGATCAGAAAGATGTTATTTCTGCCATCCAGAGAGTCGGTGGTGCTCCAGTGGTGATCAAACTGCTAGAAGGGACCCAGGGAATAGGTGTAATCCTGGCACCGGAACTAAAAGTGGCAGAAGCCATAATTGAAACATTGCAGAGTACTCAGCAGAATGTTCTTATTCAGCAGTTTATCTCTGAAAGCAAGGGGAAGGATATACGTGCTCTCGTTGTGGGAGACAGAGTGGTAGGGGCAATGAGACGAAGCGCTCAGGGTGATGAATTCAGATCTAATGTACATAGAGGTGGTTCAGTTGAAGCAATAAACCTGGACTCCCTTTATGAGCAGACTGCTGTTAGAGCTGCTCAGATCATGGGCCTCAGGGTAGCAGGTGTTGATATGCTTGAAAGTAAAGATGGCCCACTTGTAATGGAAGTAAATTCTTCTCCGGGACTGGAAGGAATTGAAAAAGCCACCGAACTGGATATAGCCGGTTCCATTATTGATTATATTGCTAACCAGGTAGACTTCCCTGAATTGGATGTACGACAACGTTTAACAATCAGCACTGGTTATGGGGTTGCTGAAATACTTGTTAAGGAAGACAGCCATATTGTAGGAAAAACTGTAGCAGAATCGGGTCTCAGGGATCAGGATATCACAGTTCTAACCCTCCACAGGGAAACAGAGGTAATCCCGAACCCGAGGGAAAACAGAATATTGGAAGCAAATGACCGATTGCTTTGCTTTGGCCGCCTTGAATCAATGCGCAGCATGATTCCCAAAAGAAAAAAGCGCAGAGAAAAAGTTAAAAAACTACCTGACAATATGGTGGCTGAAATCTAAAATTGAGCATAGTCTTGGGTTTTCATGAATTTGGAGAAATAGGAACTATATGAGAAAAATATTCTTAATCTTTTTTGTAATTCTGGGGATAATAGGTTTATTTCTGGAACAGTATAGAAACATTCCAGGGATTCTTAACTGGTTTGTTACCATAATTGATTACTCCCTTGTTTCCTATCTTCTACTGGACTTCTTTTGGGGTATGAAGTCCAGCAGTAAACCATCTTATTATATAAAAAAGAATCTCTTTTCTTTCCTTTTTATAATTATTTATTTATCCCTGTTTATTATAAACCTATTACTGAAACAGAGAAGTGATCTGTTGACTCGGGATAACAACCTGATGACAATTATCAGAAACATTCTTCTTGTACTGAAAATATTCGGCAGATTCAGAAAAGTCTCAACCTTTCTTCAATCCATCATTACCAAACCTGCCCAGACAGTTGTATTCAGTTTTATAATGGTAATTCTTATTGGATCACTGATTTTGATGATGCCTGTTATGAGTACAGGCGTTTCTCTTACGCCTTTAAATGCCCTCTTTACTGTTACATCAGCAGTTTGTGTAACTGGTCTGACTGTTATTGATACAGCAAATCAATTCACACCGATTGGAAAGATCGTTATCCTGCTTCTAATTCAGATAGGAGGCTTGGGAATAATGCTCCTATCTTTCTTTATGGTCTTCTTGTTCAAACAGAGGTTGAGTGTAAAAGATAAGAATCTTTTATCATACATGCTTAGCAGTAAAAATACTCAATCCTTAAAAAGGAGTGTATTGAGGATCATTTTCCTTACTTTTCTAATTGAAATAACAGGGGCACTACTCCTTTTCCCCATTTTCAGTAAAAGCGGTTTACCCTTTGCCAGGGCCGTATTCTTCAGCATATTTCACTCAGTATCTGCCTTTTGTAATGCCGGGTTCGCCCTTTATTCAGACAGTCTGGTGTCATTCAATAAGAATCTGATGATGAATATAATCATTACGACCCTCATTATTGCCGGAGGAATCAGCTTTGCTGTAATACTGGATATTCACAGTCTCTTTTTCAATTGGTTCAAAAAGAAGAAAGCTCCCTTATCTATTAATTCTAAAATAGTCCTCATTGTGTCTTCTATCCTTACAGTTTCGGGTACCCTCATCATCTATAAACTGGAGCATATTTCTAATCTCTATCCTGCCCCCCTATGGAACCAATACTTATCAGCTTATTTTCAGTCCGTAACACTCAGAACCGCAGGTTTTAACACAATACCCTTTGAAAAATTATCAAATGGAACTCTTTTAATTATGATGGGCTTAATGTTTATTGGCGGAGCCTCCGGAAGTACTGCAGGAGGAATAAAGGTCAATACATTGGGGGTCGTATGGGCTTATATTCGTTCTTTCAGAAGAGGGGAACAGGAGATTCTACTCTACAGACAACAGATCCCTAAAGATAATATCCTACAGGCATTTACGGTCATAGCATTTGCTGTTCTATCAATATTCATTGTCAGCTCAGTATTAGTTATCACAGAAGATGCACCACCCATTAAAATACTATTTGAAACTGTCTCAGCATTTGCAACTGTAGGATTAACTGCCGGAATAACAGGATCTCTCTCCCCAATTGGAAAGATAGGAATCATATTTCTAATGTTTTTAGGGAGACTGGGACCTTTAACCCTGTTAACAGCTTCTTCGGGCAAAGAAAAACAGAGCCGGATATCCTACCCCGAAGCTTCAATAATGATTGGTTGAAAAAAAAGAATTAAGGAAGAACCATGGATAAAACATATGCGGTCATCGGATTAGGAGTTTTTGGTAGAAAAGTCTGTGAAGTACTATCAACCAAAGGTGCGGATGTGATTGCCATAGATAATACGGCAGAACAAGTGAACCGGGTGAAAGATATTGTCAGCCAGGCTGTGCTGCTTGATTCAACGGATGAAGAATCATTATCAGAAGCGTCTCTGGATTCGGTTGATGCAGCGATTGTTGCTATTGGTGATAATATTGAAGCAAGCATACTGACAACCGCACTATTAAAACAGCTTGGCGTCCAATATATAATTGCCAGATCCGTAAATAAGATTCACTATCAGGTTTTAAAGAAGGTCGGAGCCGACGAAATCATCAACATAGAAGAGGATCAGGGGACCAGGATTGCTTTAAACCTGGTAGCTCCCTCGGTAATGGAAAAAGTTCAGTTATCAAAAGAAATAATACTCTCAGAGCTCTATCTACCCCAGGCTTTTGTGAAAAACTCAGTGAAGGAAATGGAGTTTGAAACCCGATTTAATATCAGGCTTGTTGCTATACGCAGAAGTTTGAACCAGATGGATGCTGAAGGATTGAGTCTACGTAAAGAAGTTCTACTCTTTCCTGAGGCAGATGAAAAACTGGAAGAAGGAGACATACTCATAATGGTAGGTGACGAGAGTAAACTTGAGTCTTTCCAGAAAAGCGGGAGTCAACCATGATTTTAGTCAAACGAAAGCGGCTAATAATTTCATTTCTGATGATATTGGGGTCTTTGGTTCTTTTTCTACTGATCAGCATTGATTCATTTTCTGAAGCCCCCCTCAATATAAGTATAGAGAAACAACAGGTTGTTTACTGGGGAGTCGTGACCATCCTGTTCCAGACCCTTGTTTTCCTCTCCCTGTTCATTGATCAGAGAAAACTGGTATCCGATTTGAAAAAGATTGCCAGCTATAAAGATTTGAACCATCCTCAATCTGCAAAGATTCTTGATCAGCTGGATGAGATAGGACAGGTTATCTATAGTATATTGAATGATTTCAACAAGCTTCTTGAATTGAGACTGAATCGAATAACAGCCTTCAACAAAGTTTTAAAAATTGTATGTGAAGAGTACCCTGAACCTCTCTTAATTACTGATACCATGGGGAGCATTCTGGGTATAAGCCAGAAACTCTCAGACAAGCTGAACCTGAGTATTGGAAGTGATCTTAAAATAAATGATATATTTCCTGATCTTAAACTGGCTGAAATACTGGTTTTTCTGGAAAAGAACCGGGAGATATGGAGGGGAGAGACAAACTCTGCTGAGATTTGCACTCCTATTTTTGATAAGAATGGAAATCTGAATTTATGTATATGGGAGTTTGAAGCAACTCATATATCACAGAAAATAATCAGTAATCCTGTAAACAATATTTCAAAGCGCACTCTGAATTCATTCAAGGGGTTTCTGAAAAGAAAAGGGAAATGACCCTTGGGTATTGAAATCACGTCAAAGCTGCAAAAGATTAAAGGCCGAATAAAATATCAACAGCCTCCCTGTAAGATCTGTAGACAGGATCAATAGTAACAATCTCGATGCATTCATCGATACCATGAAAGTTCCTGTTCTTAACACCGAAGCCGCAGGTGGCTTCAATACCCAGGGAAAACAGATAGTTACCGATATTGGAGGGACCGCAGACAACCCGGGGAATGTCCCGGCCTGTGATGGAGGATGCCCCTTTATGGAGAGCGGAAGCCACGACTGAGGAGGAAGGCAGCACATAAGGAGGCCAGCTCCCTTTTTCATTCACAGCCGTAGGATGGGGTGAAGGAAAACGTTCATCCACTGCAGCGGCAGCATCACATAACAGCCCTGAAGCCTTTTGGGCATCGAAGGTATTTGTCAGCCGCACATCCACCAGGATACGGCAATCATCTGGAACCACAGAGAATCCATTTCCCCCTCTCATTTTAGTAACTGTCAGTTTTGGACCGAAGGGAAAATCCTTATCCTCCAGGGCAGAGAGCTCCCGGCTGTAGAGCTCTTCAATGAGAGCAGCCCCTTTACGCAGTGCGTTTTGCTCATTGTCTCCGGCCATTCCCGTATGCCCGCTTTTACCTGAAACGACCAGCTCTACCCGGTAGAAACCCCTGGCTCCGCAGACCACTTCATCAAATCCCGGATAACCGATCATCACACCAGCCAAATCAGGATTCTCTCGAACCAGTGCTTTGACACCGCCGAAATTCCCGGTATGCTCATCCACATCGAACATGACCGCAAGCCGGCCTGATGTTAGGCTCTTCTCAAGGAACAGATCATGGAGAATATGAGAGAAGATCGCCACCCCCGCCCTTGAATCACAACTTCCTCTGCCATAGAGCCATCCCTCTTCTTCTTCCGCACTGAAAGGGTCTCGACTCCACTCTGCCGGATTGCCGATATCGGCGGTATCGCCACAGGCATTCAGACAGTAAAGAGGGCCATCACCTTCTCCAAGGATAAAGATGAAGGCACAGTTTTTCCCATTTTCATCCTTCAGGATATTTCCTTTCATCCCCCGGGAGGCATACCAGTCGGTCAGATACCTGAGCATAGGCTCTGTATCATCGATCCCTCCCTGGGTGGGAATGTGGACCATTTCTTTGATCATGTTCAGTATAGATGCGGTCTTCCCGTTCAAAAAAGAACCTCCTTCAGTGCTTCAAGAGCAACCTGGATTTCCAGTTCCTCACCCCTGGCGGTTAGAGAACTCTGATCCACATAGTCTCCAATTCCCTCTTTGACATCCCTCTCATAAAGAACCACATTATTCAAAACGGCTGCGGCTCTCACCCCCCGCAGGGAGGCCAGAGTGAAAAGTGTAGCGGTCTCCATGTCGGAACCCAGTACATTCATGCTGTTGGCCTTTTTCATTCGCTCAGCCTCATCATCGATATAGAAAGAATCATGACTGCGGGTAATTCCCACATGAAATTGAAGACTTTGTTTTCTACAGGTTTCGATAAGAGCTGACAGGAGATAATAATCGGGAGCTGCCGGATAGCCCTCTTCCGCATACATCCTGGATGCTCCATCTTCCCGGACCGTGGCTGTGGGAATGATTAAATCGCCCAGAGCAATTCCGGATCGGCTGGCACCGGCGCTGCCTATGCGGATAAAGTTCTTAGCCCCGCAGGCAATCAGTTCTTCCAGAGCAATAACCATGGAGGGACCGCCGATACCGGTAGAACAGATGGTTACGGGCATACCTTTATAGGACCCTGTAAGGGTTCTAAACTCCCGGTTGAATGCAATTTCACTCCAGGAATCAAGATACTCCGCAGCCCTGAGAACCCGGGCAGGATCTCCCGGCAGGAGAATATTTTCGGCCACATCTTTTTTGTCGCAAAGGATATGAGGTTGTTTCATTCATTTTACTCCCAATGTATTTGATTACAGGCTTCCAGAACAGCTTCGCCCAGAACAGGGTGAATCATCAATGATTTCCTCAGGCTGGAGAGTCCTATCCCGGCATCCAATACAGGTCCGCAGAAACCTGCTGTTTCTGATACAGTCTGACCGCTCATCCAGAGACCTGCCAGCCGATCTTTATCTGTTACAAGAACTTTCACAAAACCAGTTTCCCACTTGCCCATTCCACGCCAGGTATGGTTAAAAGGGAACTGTCCTGAACCATAGGGAATTCCCGCGGCAATCAGGTCTTTCTCCTGCTGTCCGGCTCCGGCAATTTCAGGAAGAGAAAAGACTGCCCTGGGAAGTCCACCCTGGTCCAGGGTTATGGGGATATTATCTTTCAGAAAGTCTCCCATCTGCATCCCCTGCTGAACCGCAGCACTTCCCATCCCTAATAAACCGTTGATATCTCCCACAGCAAAAATATGGGGAACGTTGGTTCTTAGAGATCCATTGACGGGAATTCGATCCTTCAGACACTCTACCCCGGCAGCCGCAAGGCCTTCGGGAAATGAGGGACGACGGATGCCTGTGATCAGAACAGGCCCGGAAGGATTTATAGATTGGGAATCTGTTAATAACTCGCCCTTCTCTCCAGAACCGGTCACCCTGGTATCCATTTTGAAGGAGACTCCATTGTCCTTCAGGCGATCCGCTATAGGCTGTACAAGATCTCTATCGTACCCGGTCAGAATTTCACTCTGCTGTTCAAGGACTGTTACGGATGTTCCCAACTCAGAAAAAAGTGAGGCAAACTCGATCCCCTCCACATCCCCCCCGACAATCGTCAGAGAACCGGGTGGCCGGGAAAGTGAAACAGCCTCTTTATGAGAAATACAGTTGGGATGGTCAGATACTCCGGGGAGACTCCCGGGTTCGGTTCCCGTTGCCAGAATAATAGAACGGGCTGAGAGGATGGTATCATCAACTTTAAAGCTATCAGCAGAGAGAAAAAAACCTTCTCCCGTATAAAGATCAACTCCCGCAGACATCAGACGACGATTCATCAACGGCCCCAGATGATTCATTCTCTCCCGGCTATCATTCAGAACCTGGGGCAGCCTTTCAGGAACTCCGGTTTCACGAAGAAGCTTAATGCGATCCAGGATCATCTTAACAGGGAGACAGCCTGTTGCCAGACCCGTTCCTCCCTGTATGTCCCGCTCTACAAGAGCAGTCTTGAGTCCATTTCTGCCACAGCTTAAGGCAGAGTAAAAGCCCGCAGGACCGGAGCCCAGCACAAGCACATCATATTGCACAGATTCAGACGATTTCAAGAGCGATCTGGATCATCTGGTTGAATGTGGTCTGCCTCTCTTCAGGGCTGCACTGCTCACTGGTGACAATACTGTCACTCACTGTAAGAAGAGACAGGGCATTAGCCTTAAACTTCGCCGCCAGAGTGTAGAGAGCAGAAGTCTCCATTTCCGCCGTCAACACGCCGTACTCCGCCCATTTCTTCCACCCATCGGGGTCATCCGCATAAAAAGTGTCCGATGTGAGAACATTCCCGACCTTGGCGGAGACACCCAGTTCCACACCTTTCTCCCAGGCCCGCCGAAGGAGATCGAAATTAGCAGTAGGAGCAAAATCCATGCCCCCGAAACGGAGGCTGTTCATAGAGGAATCGGTTGAGGCGCTCATGGCCATAACAACATCCCTGATTTTTACATCTTCCTGCATAGAACCACAGGTACCGATTCTGATCAGATTTTTAACTCCATAGACAGTGAGTAACTCATTAACGTAAATAGAAATTGAGGGCATGCCCATTCCGGTGCCCTGTATGGAAACTTTCTTTCCCTTATAGGTACCCGTATAACCGAGCATCCCCCGAACCTGATTGTAACAAACCGCATCTTCCAGAAAATTCTCAGCTATGTATTTAGCTCTTAAAGGATCTCCGGGGAGAAGGACAGATTCTGCGATATCCCCTTTCTTTGCTTCCATGTGTGCTGTACTCATTTATACTTCCTCCAGTATTTGTTACTTTCGAACCACCAAACAGGCGGCTCTGTACAATTTTTGAACATCGTTCCGGTATTAAAACACCAGACGAGTCTCTCCTCTTCCTCTTTTCAAAATATCCTTTGCACGATACTGAGCCTCCCTGCGGACAGCATCAGTATCAGCCAGTACCTTACCGTTCCGTTTCACAAAACTCCCGGCAATCAGGGAATCCCTGATATTCTGTTTTCCGGCACTGTAGAGAATTGATGCAAGGGGATTATAAAGAGGCATGGTGTGGATATCATTCAGGTCCCATATTAATAGATCAGCAGCGGCACCTTCGGCGATTCGGCCTGAATTAAATCCCAGTGCCTCATGACCTTTCATGAGCATCTGCCATACTTCACGAAGAGGAAAGGATTCGGGATCTCCGGTGATAAACTTTCCAGCCAGAGCAAATAAGGAAGCCTGTTCCAGAGGACTCAAAGAATTGGAACTGGCAGCGCCGTCTGTTCCGATACATAAGGGGAGTTCTCTGGGATTCTGCCAGAGGGTTCCCTGCCCGCAGGAGAGTTTCATATAGGTTTTAGGACAGACCGCAAAATGGGTATCCTTTTCAATAAGTGCCCTCTCTTCATCCCGTATCCATAAACCATGAGCCACAATCAGAGGTAGATCCAGACAGCCAGCGTCCTTCAAAATTTGGAATGGGGTTTGACCGTATTCGATCAGGCTCTTTTTTACCTGTTCTGCTGTTTCTGACACATGCATATGCAGGCCCACTCCCAGAGACGCGGCTCTCTCTGCCGTTTGCTTCAGCTGCTGCGGAGAACAGGTATAGGGAGAATGGGGTCCCATCCGAAGAGCCAGGCGCTGGGATTGATTGTTCCATTGATCAATCAATCCGGCAGCAGCATCCAGCTGTTCTTCAAATCCACCGGTCATCCCAAAGAGGGTCGGTGCGATATCAGCCCTTATTCCCGTATTCAGAACAGCCTGGCAGATTCGATCACTCATAAAATAGTGATCTGCAAAAGCACAGACACCATTATCCAGCATCTCCATGATGGCAAGCATTGCTCCTGCCTCCACATCCTGGGCGGTCATTTTACTCTCATAGGGCCAGATATCCCGGTTGAACCAGGTGTCGGCGTCCACATCCTCGGCGATACCACGAAAGATGGCCATGGGAGAATGGGAGTGGAGATTCACGAACCCGGGGGACACAAAAAGCCCCCGGCAGTCTATAATCTCTTCACCCTCCTGAGGAATGTTAATCGATGATTCATGCTCGGCTGACCGGAAAATATGAGTAATCAGACCGTTCTCAACAGACACATTGCTTTCAGGAAGAATCTGACCTGTTTCGTCTATAAGAGAGGCATTTTTAAGAATCAGATCAGGCATAGGTTCTCATAAGGTCCATAAATAGCTTTACAAATCTCTCCCGGTCCAGGGTCATCGCAACTTGTGCGTTCGGCTTTTTCCCTGTCACTTTCAGAACATCCGCAACTGATTTCCCCCGAGTCAACGAACCTTCGGTCTCAATCTCCACATGATAAGATTCCATGCCTGCCAGAGAAGGATCGATAGCACAGGCCACAGCAAAGGGATCATGCATCCCCAGTCCGGGATGCCCTATGCTACGGTAAAAATCCATATACCATTCCATCATCCCCGTCAGGGATTCAATAACCGGTCCTCCCAGCTGTTCCATGTTCCT
Encoded proteins:
- a CDS encoding nucleoside phosphorylase gives rise to the protein MKQPHILCDKKDVAENILLPGDPARVLRAAEYLDSWSEIAFNREFRTLTGSYKGMPVTICSTGIGGPSMVIALEELIACGAKNFIRIGSAGASRSGIALGDLIIPTATVREDGASRMYAEEGYPAAPDYYLLSALIETCRKQSLQFHVGITRSHDSFYIDDEAERMKKANSMNVLGSDMETATLFTLASLRGVRAAAVLNNVVLYERDVKEGIGDYVDQSSLTARGEELEIQVALEALKEVLF
- a CDS encoding TrkA family potassium uptake protein encodes the protein MDKTYAVIGLGVFGRKVCEVLSTKGADVIAIDNTAEQVNRVKDIVSQAVLLDSTDEESLSEASLDSVDAAIVAIGDNIEASILTTALLKQLGVQYIIARSVNKIHYQVLKKVGADEIINIEEDQGTRIALNLVAPSVMEKVQLSKEIILSELYLPQAFVKNSVKEMEFETRFNIRLVAIRRSLNQMDAEGLSLRKEVLLFPEADEKLEEGDILIMVGDESKLESFQKSGSQP
- a CDS encoding mechanosensitive ion channel family protein — encoded protein: MQNIKDFLHRDIFGTIDIEKIIVVLLIFFAGLFTIRLIKFSLNRSFQKNANQQTRMLISKVVEYIGFSILLMIILAELGIKLSTLLGAAGILGIAVGVASQKSLGNIISGIFLVTEKSFEIGDVVKVGDKVGVVYSIDLLSIMLKTFDNLLIRIPNETLISTDITNITRFPIRRLDIQILVAYKENLQHVIETLKAIATENTLCLDEPEPFLMIKEFADSGIQIHFGIWFEKSRYVDTKNTMMMDIHNRFKEERIEIPYTHITIVNPL
- a CDS encoding M20 family metallopeptidase; the encoded protein is MNGKTASILNMIKEMVHIPTQGGIDDTEPMLRYLTDWYASRGMKGNILKDENGKNCAFIFILGEGDGPLYCLNACGDTADIGNPAEWSRDPFSAEEEEGWLYGRGSCDSRAGVAIFSHILHDLFLEKSLTSGRLAVMFDVDEHTGNFGGVKALVRENPDLAGVMIGYPGFDEVVCGARGFYRVELVVSGKSGHTGMAGDNEQNALRKGAALIEELYSRELSALEDKDFPFGPKLTVTKMRGGNGFSVVPDDCRILVDVRLTNTFDAQKASGLLCDAAAAVDERFPSPHPTAVNEKGSWPPYVLPSSSVVASALHKGASSITGRDIPRVVCGPSNIGNYLFSLGIEATCGFGVKNRNFHGIDECIEIVTIDPVYRSYREAVDILFGL
- a CDS encoding succinylglutamate desuccinylase/aspartoacylase family protein: MPDRVKNSSFEIADMLVKPGTKATGELPLVKLVTGNQISIPLYIFNGYEPGPVIWISAAIHGDEVAGVEIIRQVIEKINPKKLRGTLITVPIVNVHGFLNRERYLPDRRDLNRSFPGSAKGSLAAGIAHLFMSEIVSRCDMGIDLHTGSNNRANYPQIRSDLDNPESKRLCEVFGAPIMLHSKIRDGSLRGAASERGKKVLLYEGGEANRFDYEAIRYAVNGIMRILADQGMTDTFTEPNEMQSLESRNSSWLRAKKSGIAIMGSELGEFINKGQTMGLIHNSLGKQLGRIIAHSSGLIIGRSMQPLVNQGDALYHIAEVNGE
- a CDS encoding TrkH family potassium uptake protein: MRKIFLIFFVILGIIGLFLEQYRNIPGILNWFVTIIDYSLVSYLLLDFFWGMKSSSKPSYYIKKNLFSFLFIIIYLSLFIINLLLKQRSDLLTRDNNLMTIIRNILLVLKIFGRFRKVSTFLQSIITKPAQTVVFSFIMVILIGSLILMMPVMSTGVSLTPLNALFTVTSAVCVTGLTVIDTANQFTPIGKIVILLLIQIGGLGIMLLSFFMVFLFKQRLSVKDKNLLSYMLSSKNTQSLKRSVLRIIFLTFLIEITGALLLFPIFSKSGLPFARAVFFSIFHSVSAFCNAGFALYSDSLVSFNKNLMMNIIITTLIIAGGISFAVILDIHSLFFNWFKKKKAPLSINSKIVLIVSSILTVSGTLIIYKLEHISNLYPAPLWNQYLSAYFQSVTLRTAGFNTIPFEKLSNGTLLIMMGLMFIGGASGSTAGGIKVNTLGVVWAYIRSFRRGEQEILLYRQQIPKDNILQAFTVIAFAVLSIFIVSSVLVITEDAPPIKILFETVSAFATVGLTAGITGSLSPIGKIGIIFLMFLGRLGPLTLLTASSGKEKQSRISYPEASIMIG
- a CDS encoding cation:proton antiporter regulatory subunit; translation: MDVRQRLTISTGYGVAEILVKEDSHIVGKTVAESGLRDQDITVLTLHRETEVIPNPRENRILEANDRLLCFGRLESMRSMIPKRKKRREKVKKLPDNMVAEI
- a CDS encoding RimK/LysX family protein, whose amino-acid sequence is MKKDFSDLTAIGWREWVSFPDWKIDYIKVKVDTGARTSSLHVGELEYFEQNTEQWVSFYVYPWQESSMDKVRISAPVTSFKYVKSSSGCQERRPVILATLELAGQKVKTEMTLSNRSTMGFRMLLGRISMRKNFFVIPGKSYLGGKPSLEIRKKNRGKI
- a CDS encoding NAD(P)/FAD-dependent oxidoreductase, with translation MQYDVLVLGSGPAGFYSALSCGRNGLKTALVERDIQGGTGLATGCLPVKMILDRIKLLRETGVPERLPQVLNDSRERMNHLGPLMNRRLMSAGVDLYTGEGFFLSADSFKVDDTILSARSIILATGTEPGSLPGVSDHPNCISHKEAVSLSRPPGSLTIVGGDVEGIEFASLFSELGTSVTVLEQQSEILTGYDRDLVQPIADRLKDNGVSFKMDTRVTGSGEKGELLTDSQSINPSGPVLITGIRRPSFPEGLAAAGVECLKDRIPVNGSLRTNVPHIFAVGDINGLLGMGSAAVQQGMQMGDFLKDNIPITLDQGGLPRAVFSLPEIAGAGQQEKDLIAAGIPYGSGQFPFNHTWRGMGKWETGFVKVLVTDKDRLAGLWMSGQTVSETAGFCGPVLDAGIGLSSLRKSLMIHPVLGEAVLEACNQIHWE